The following proteins are encoded in a genomic region of Sebastes fasciatus isolate fSebFas1 chromosome 12, fSebFas1.pri, whole genome shotgun sequence:
- the pogzb gene encoding pogo transposable element with ZNF domain isoform X2 — translation MDTELFMECDEEELEPWQQVDDSVEEDEMDFDSYCEPVEDSPSPLPATETPPPRTPPPMPPPTASPLVQIICSSVRPPPPPSIITSSSVSHLTASSTPTAAPPLMHQATPLILTQTAGGTYLLPAAPGMRHASPILLTTQGFPMMNRGTPLLFNLQPGQTVQPLTLIQSQSLGQLVRPSVGMSPVLSQGQLVQTKPGPTPSRGSTQPGFTAMQLPTTLTIRTSTPGPVNLQMTQVGGVNSLKLAGSPALPSGSANGVTRFTPFSSAPGHAPSVVTTYSVTSAPASDPPRVVMSVEEFYYGTFEGDLSLRKPLPLGIKTSSFSCQVCTYLAENNLRLMQHMLHHSELIGGRGAGDERKCCKFCYRQFSSPAQLQSHQDQVHGPALSSCMCRICEWAFENEPAFLNHMKSNHKPGEMPYVCQVCSYRSSFYSDVVQHFASFHRDSRFLMCLFCLKVTRNPVSYQQHLMRHQVNQAFHCNRCRLQFVFLKDKMQHKLENHRSFRRPAQLEGLPPGSKVTIRTYGKIRPLTLAGTRLLQSPASLIQPINIKTEKLPIQKSPPFHKSPRSPTKRPANRRVYRSSSYDGDRLVCLECGTNASDFSAHYPTHVHCLLCPYSSCCSRAYAAHMIHHHVPRSKEKVLPLHRLPPPCVFLLQCSHCDFTPQTADQMADHLLMNPEHHSATCRPRTYVEPDIQFCQHEEQRSSEEKETVQNQDLPDPSWRSADCWKHPSESSESSIVSFTQSNGPCHLLSKNTDAIDFFNLVFPAALMELITKETNAHVKTCQFLGSSYPDWVPVTIHEIKGFIGLVILMGIQNLPDPSHYWSWNHYDNSYTFYRAMSFKRFKQIAANVRMGSFATDEYRGTSDPSDSLHVFRPMLKILGGAMWNAYRPNCCLSIDRALLPGLEEESHAKGGPKTQPQVWLLCDSKSGYCHRFFIQVGEKVGQEPGFTVVPELVKDMEDKQHQLYLASSLTSVPLMQKLLDQGIYASSSFPPPNPILPRALWDEGRLDKPGDFLQRQFGPLLATRWRDTKEMGCLSTNAAPGELDTVWRRSQTKVGELDPINRPMAFRLLQENMRGVDICKQLLACNPLGGIPQDRHWRGLFWFLINLSIVNAFIVLRESRKENPPVWVQDGLFTQVNFRKRLGNQLAKCAQKYFETMEIASTRVTRVEVAKQPVNQRHRMGKISSISKRCKSCHLKNIRHESVYGCLVCKANLCKQPSCFWEYHGLSPLNKGSTRVGFLKDKISGAIKVKEVEDSVDGAMAPVEDLDFSDNEKLDDLDDVDEESEDIKDDFIKEEKHPSSDLPSTTNDHAQPATLSSASKERDDYLTARKLRIALFALCDGLSQASRVFSTETQLIRSCLEEARKRLKQTDQEQKVDADGGDRMVAWVLSMREQQLLITESNLFHKASTLKKKGGFSDSFRISYDWAVSFMLQHRLGVRSVGRAPTLARTLPLSMEAKIKSFREFTQKVIQVNKLSESTVAAMDELCFFVDLRLVQDKPRRSEALELTGSLPLVTVYLTVLADGTMLPSVVLANRQLAEKALPDFILLESGQESLLVEEALDIWTNKVWLPHVSGPAQLSKSLMILDRHREHMGDSFLSSISGSGTLPAVIPAGCSFRLQPLEICVKPVLQRFLLSRWAKFAAGNPKELEETSPHQLQANVAQLLVDWLVEALTQLNKLPQLWKKSFHLTGLLSGRKEEDQEVEVEKEETTSQKPEESQLDLLKTLTEILLGAEALEANSPEQLELEDQEYTQEEQEQGEGQEASEEQQEDQEGEGKEVKEDRKEIEEEVKETKEEDKPEDTEQEGKDPIRAVEDRKETDEDRKEEVKKLEEDSEEEGKETEEDRKEVSKERRETRIVIGEEVGDEWKITVKSRTEGVEADGEEDDRMDES, via the exons ATGGATACAGAGTTGTTTAtggagtgtgatgaggaggagctggagccaTGGCAACAGGTGGATGACAGTGTGGAGGAAGACGAGATGGACTTTGACAGCTACTGCGAGCCAG tGGAGGattctccatctcctcttccAGCCACTGAGACTCCGCCCCCCAGGACTCCTCCACCCATGCCACCTCCGACAG CTTCACCTCTCGTTCAGATCATCTGCTCCTCTGtgaggcctcctcctcctccctccatcatcacctcctcctccgtctcccaCCTCACTGCTTCCTCCACACCTACTGCAGCCCCGCCTCTGATGCATCAGGCCACGCCCCTCATCCTGACGCAGACGGCAGGTGGGACGTACCTCCTCCCAGCAGCCCCCGGGATGCGCCACGCTTCGCCCATCCTCCTCACCACGCAG GGTTTCCCGATGATGAACCGCGGCACTCCTCTGCTGTTCAACCTGCAGCCGGGTCAGACGGTCCAGCCTCTCACCCTGATCCAGT CGCAGTCGTTGGGTCAGTTGGTCCGGCCCAGCGTGGGTATGTCTCCGGTCCTTTCCCAGGGCCAGTTGGTCCAAACCAAACCAGGCCCCACCCCCTCAAGAGGCTCCACCCAGCCTGGCTTCACCGCCATGCAGCTGCCCACCACGCTGACCATCCGAACCAGCACGCCAGGACCCG ttaacCTTCAGATGACCCAGGTGGGCGGAGTCAACTCCTTGAAGCTGGCAGGTTCCCCCGCCCTCCCCTCTGGCTCGGCCAATGGAGTCACCAGATTCACTCCGTTCAGCAGCG CTCCTGGCCACGCCCCCTCCGTCGTCACCACCTACAGTGTGACCTCGGCGCCGGCCTCCGACCCCCCCAGGGTGGTGATGAGCGTGGAGGAGTTCTACTACGGGACGTTTGAGGGCGACCTGAGTCTGAGGAAGCCACTCCCACTGGGGATCAAAacctccagcttctcctgccAGGTGTGCACATACCTGGCCGAGAACAACCTGAG gttgaTGCAGCACATGCTCCACCACTCAGAGCTGattggaggaagaggagcaggtgaTGAGAGGAAGTGCTGCAAGTTCTGTTACCGACAGTTCTCGTCTCCGGCTCAGCTGCAGAGCCACCAGGACCAGGTGCATGGCCCCGCCCTCTCCTCCT gtaTGTGTCGTATTTGTGAGTGGGCGTTTGAGAACGAGCCGGCTTTCTTGAACCACATGAAGTCCAACCACAAACCAGGAGAGATGCCCTACGTCTGCCAG GTGTGTTCGTATCGCTCGTCCTTCTACTCGGACGTCGTGCAGCATTTCGCCAGCTTCCACAGAGACTCTCGCTTCCTGATGTGTCTTTTCTGCCTGAAGGTGACCAGAAACCCCGTCAGCTACCAGCAGCACCTGATGAGACATCAG GTGAACCAGGCCTTCCACTGTAACAGGTGTCGTCTTCAGTTCGTCTTCCTGAAGGACAAGATGCAGCACAAACTGGAAAACCATCGCAGCTTCCGTCGACCTGCTCAGCTGGAAGGACTGCCgccagggtcaaag GTGACGATCAGGACTTATGGAAAGATCAGGCCTCTGACGTTAGCGGGGACCCGGCTGCTCCAGAGCCCCGCCTCCCTCATCCAGCCAATCAACATCAAGACAGAGAAGTTGCCGATCCAGAAGAGCCCCCCCTTCCACAAATCACCTCGATCACCAACCAAGAGACCGGCCAACCGCAGAGTCTACAG GAGTTCCTCGTATGACGGAGACCGGTTGGTGTGTTTGGAGTGTGGAACCAACGCCTCTGATTTCTCGGCTCACTACCCGACTCACGTCCACTGTCTGCTGTGTCCGtacagcagctgctgctccagAGCCTACGCTGCACACATGATCCA tcaTCACGTACCGCGCTCCAAAGAAAAAGTTCTTCCTCTGCACAGACTGCCTCCTCCATG tgtgttcCTGCTGCAGTGCTCTCACTGTGACTTCACACCTCAGACCGCTGATCAGATGGCTGATCACCTGCTGATGAACCCGGAGCACCACAGCGCCACCTGTCGACCCCGGA CCTACGTTGAACCGGACATCCAGTTCTGCCAACATGAAGAGCAGCGCTCCTCAGAAGAGAAAGAAACGGTCCAGAACCAGGACCTGCCTGATCCGTCCTGGAGGTCAGCAGATTGTTGGAAACATCCGTCAGAGAGCTCCGAGTCCAGCATCGTCTCGTTCACACAGAGCAACGGGCCATGTCACCTCCTGTCCAAGAACACCGACGCCATTGACTTCTTTAACCTGGTCTTCCCCGCGGCACTCATGGAGCTGATCACCAAGGAGACCAACGCCCACGTCAAGACCTGCCAGTTCCTGGGCTCCAGCTACCCAGATTGGGTCCCCGTCACCATCCACGAGATCAAAGGTTTCATCGGCCTGGTCATTCTGATGGGGATCCAGAACCTTCCCGACCCGTCGCACTACTGGTCCTGGAATCACTACGACAACAGCTACACCTTCTACCGCGCCATGAGCTTCAAACGCTTCAAGCAGATTGCCGCCAACGTCCGCATGGGCAGCTTTGCCACAGACGAGTATCGCGGCACCAGCGACCCCAGCGACTCGCTGCACGTCTTCAGGCCGATGCTGAAGATCCTGGGCGGAGCGATGTGGAACGCCTACAGGCCGAACTGCTGCCTGTCCATCGACCGGGCGCTGCTGCCCggcctggaggaggagagccaCGCCAAGGGGGGTCCAAAGACCCAGCCTCAGGTGTGGCTGCTCTGCGACTCCAAGTCCGGCTACTGCCACCGCTTCTTCATCCAGGTAGGGGAGAAGGTGGGCCAGGAGCCGGGCTTCACGGTGGTGCCGGAGCTGGtgaaggacatggaggacaaACAACACCAACTTTATCTGGCTAGTTCGCTCACATCTGTCCCTCTCATGCAGAAGCTTCTAGACCAGGGCATCTACGCCTCCAGCTCCTTCCCTCCACCCAACCCCATCCTGCCCAGAGCACTCTGGGACGAGGGCCGGCTGGACAAACCTGGGGACTTCCTGCAGAGACAGTTTGGCCCCTTGCTGGCCACCCGCTGGAGGGACACCAAAGAGATGGGCTGCCTGTCCACTAATGCAGCTCCGGGTGAACTGGACACTGTTTGGAGGAGGTCTCAGACCAAAGTGGGCGAACTGGACCCCATAAACCGTCCCATGGCATTCCGCCTCCTGCAAGAGAACATGCGAGGCGTTGACATCTGTAAACAGCTGCTGGCCTGCAACCCGCTGGGAGGAATCCCTCAGGACCGACACTGGCGAGGCCTCTTCTGGTTTCTGATCAACCTGAGCATCGTCAACGCCTTCATCGTGCTGCGAGAGAGCCGCAAAGAGAACCCACCCGTCTGGGTGCAAGACGGCCTCTTTACTCAGGTCAACTTCCGCAAGCGTTTGGGCAACCAGCTCGCCAAGTGTGCTCAGAAATACTTTGAGACCATGGAGATCGCCAGCACCCGCGTGACGAGGGTGGAGGTGGCGAAGCAACCAGTCAACCAAAGACACAGGATGGGGAAGATCAGCAGCATCTCCAAGAGATGTAAGAGCTGCCATCTGAAGAACATCCGCCATGAGAGCGTGTACGGCTGCCTCGTCTGTAAAGCCAACCTGTGTAAACAGCCGAGCTGCTTCTGGGAATATCACGGCCTGTCGCCTCTAAACAAag GATCAACAAGAGTTGGATTCCTCAAGGACAAAATAAG TGGAGCGATCAAGGTGAAGGAGGTTGAGGACAGCGTGGACGGGGCGATGGCACCGGTGGAGGACCTGGACTTCTCTGACAATGAAAAACTGGATGATCTGGATGACGTTGATGAAGAGTCTGAAGATATTAAGGATGATTTTatcaaagaagaaaaacatccaaGTTCTGACCTGCCGTCAACAACGAACGACCACGCCCAACCAGCAACCCTGTCGTCGGCCTCTAAAGAGCGTGATGATTACCTCACCGCCCGTAAACTGAGGATCGCCCTGTTCGCTCTGTGTGACGGACTCAGCCAAGCCTCCAGAGTGTTTTCAACCGAGACGCAGCTCATCCGGTCCTGCCTGGAGGAGGCCAGGAAACGTTTGAAGCAGACGGACCAGGAACAGAAGGTGGACGCCGACGGCGGGGACCGCATGGTGGCGTGGGTGCTGTCCATGCGTGAGCAGCAGCTTCTGATCACAGAGAGCAACCTCTTCCACAAAGCCTCCACGCTGAAGAAGAAGGGAGGTTTCAGCGACTCGTTCCGCATCTCCTACGACTGGGCGGTGAGCTTCATGCTGCAGCATCGGCTGGGCGTTCGGAGCGTCGGCAGGGCGCCCACGCTGGCTCGCACTCTGCCGCTTTCCATGGAGGCCAAGATCAAGTCCTTCAGGGAGTTCACCCAGAAGGTCATCCAGGTCAACAAGCTGTCAGAAAGCACCGTGGCTGCGATGGACgagttgtgtttctttgtggatTTGAGGTTGGTGCAGGACAAGCCTCGCCGTTCAGAGGCACTGGAGCTCACCGGGTCTTTACCTCTGGTCACCGTGTACCTGACGGTGCTGGCCGACGGCACCATGTTGCCTTCCGTGGTGCTGGCGAACAGGCAGCTGGCTGAGAAAGCCCTGCCAGACTTCATCCTGCTTGAGTCCGGCCAAGAGAGTCTGTTAGTGGAAGAAGCCTTGGATATCTGGACTAACAAGGTCTGGCTACCGCATGTGTCCGGTCCGGCTCAGCTCAGTAAATCACTGATGATCCTTGACCGACACCGGGAACACATGGGAGATTCGTTCCTTTCCTCCATCAGTGGATCGGGTACCCTCCCGGCTGTGATTCCTGCAGGGTGCTCCTTCCGTCTTCAGCCCCTGGAGATTTGCGTGAAGCCGGTTCTACAGCGCTTCCTACTGTCACGCTGGGCAAAGTTCGCCGCCGGAAACCCGAAGGAGTTGGAGGAGACGTCGCCCCACCAGCTCCAAGCAAACGTCGCCCAGCTGCTGGTCGATTGGCTGGTTGAGGCCCTGACACAGCTCAACAAACTCCCACAGCTTTGGAAGAAGTCGTTCCACCTGACGGGCCTTCTGTCGGGGCGGAAAGAGGAGGaccaggaggtggaggtggagaaggaggagacaACGAGTCAGAAACCAGAGGAGTCCCAGTTGGACCTCCTCAAGACCCTTACAGAGATCCTGCTGGGGGCTGAAGCTTTGGAGGCCAATTCTCCGGAGCAGCTGGAGCTGGAAGACCAAGAGTACACCCAGGAGGAACAAGAACAAGGTGAAGGACAGGAGGCATCAGAGGAGCAACAGGAGGACcaagaaggagaaggaaaggaggTGAAAGAGGACAGGAAGGAGATAGAGGAGGAAGTGAAGGAAACAAAGGAGGAGGATAAGCCAGAGGACACAGAACAAGAAGGAAAGGACCCAATCAGAGCTGTGGAAGACAGGAAGGAGACAGATGAGGACAggaaagaggaggtgaagaagctggaggaggacagcgaggaggaaggaaaggagacagaggaggacaggaaggaggtGAGCAAAGAGAGACGAGAGACCAGGATAGTGATAGGAGAGGAGGTCGGTGATGAGTGGAAGATAACGGTGAAGAGCAGGACTGAAGGCGTAGAGGCTGACGGAGAGGAGGACGACAGGATGGACGAAAGCTAA
- the pogzb gene encoding pogo transposable element with ZNF domain isoform X3, with the protein MSPVLSQGQLVQTKPGPTPSRGSTQPGFTAMQLPTTLTIRTSTPGPVNLQMTQVGGVNSLKLAGSPALPSGSANGVTRFTPFSSAAPGHAPSVVTTYSVTSAPASDPPRVVMSVEEFYYGTFEGDLSLRKPLPLGIKTSSFSCQVCTYLAENNLRLMQHMLHHSELIGGRGAGDERKCCKFCYRQFSSPAQLQSHQDQVHGPALSSCMCRICEWAFENEPAFLNHMKSNHKPGEMPYVCQVCSYRSSFYSDVVQHFASFHRDSRFLMCLFCLKVTRNPVSYQQHLMRHQVNQAFHCNRCRLQFVFLKDKMQHKLENHRSFRRPAQLEGLPPGSKVTIRTYGKIRPLTLAGTRLLQSPASLIQPINIKTEKLPIQKSPPFHKSPRSPTKRPANRRVYRSSSYDGDRLVCLECGTNASDFSAHYPTHVHCLLCPYSSCCSRAYAAHMIHHHVPRSKEKVLPLHRLPPPCVFLLQCSHCDFTPQTADQMADHLLMNPEHHSATCRPRTYVEPDIQFCQHEEQRSSEEKETVQNQDLPDPSWRSADCWKHPSESSESSIVSFTQSNGPCHLLSKNTDAIDFFNLVFPAALMELITKETNAHVKTCQFLGSSYPDWVPVTIHEIKGFIGLVILMGIQNLPDPSHYWSWNHYDNSYTFYRAMSFKRFKQIAANVRMGSFATDEYRGTSDPSDSLHVFRPMLKILGGAMWNAYRPNCCLSIDRALLPGLEEESHAKGGPKTQPQVWLLCDSKSGYCHRFFIQVGEKVGQEPGFTVVPELVKDMEDKQHQLYLASSLTSVPLMQKLLDQGIYASSSFPPPNPILPRALWDEGRLDKPGDFLQRQFGPLLATRWRDTKEMGCLSTNAAPGELDTVWRRSQTKVGELDPINRPMAFRLLQENMRGVDICKQLLACNPLGGIPQDRHWRGLFWFLINLSIVNAFIVLRESRKENPPVWVQDGLFTQVNFRKRLGNQLAKCAQKYFETMEIASTRVTRVEVAKQPVNQRHRMGKISSISKRCKSCHLKNIRHESVYGCLVCKANLCKQPSCFWEYHGLSPLNKGSTRVGFLKDKISGAIKVKEVEDSVDGAMAPVEDLDFSDNEKLDDLDDVDEESEDIKDDFIKEEKHPSSDLPSTTNDHAQPATLSSASKERDDYLTARKLRIALFALCDGLSQASRVFSTETQLIRSCLEEARKRLKQTDQEQKVDADGGDRMVAWVLSMREQQLLITESNLFHKASTLKKKGGFSDSFRISYDWAVSFMLQHRLGVRSVGRAPTLARTLPLSMEAKIKSFREFTQKVIQVNKLSESTVAAMDELCFFVDLRLVQDKPRRSEALELTGSLPLVTVYLTVLADGTMLPSVVLANRQLAEKALPDFILLESGQESLLVEEALDIWTNKVWLPHVSGPAQLSKSLMILDRHREHMGDSFLSSISGSGTLPAVIPAGCSFRLQPLEICVKPVLQRFLLSRWAKFAAGNPKELEETSPHQLQANVAQLLVDWLVEALTQLNKLPQLWKKSFHLTGLLSGRKEEDQEVEVEKEETTSQKPEESQLDLLKTLTEILLGAEALEANSPEQLELEDQEYTQEEQEQGEGQEASEEQQEDQEGEGKEVKEDRKEIEEEVKETKEEDKPEDTEQEGKDPIRAVEDRKETDEDRKEEVKKLEEDSEEEGKETEEDRKEVSKERRETRIVIGEEVGDEWKITVKSRTEGVEADGEEDDRMDES; encoded by the exons ATGTCTCCGGTCCTTTCCCAGGGCCAGTTGGTCCAAACCAAACCAGGCCCCACCCCCTCAAGAGGCTCCACCCAGCCTGGCTTCACCGCCATGCAGCTGCCCACCACGCTGACCATCCGAACCAGCACGCCAGGACCCG ttaacCTTCAGATGACCCAGGTGGGCGGAGTCAACTCCTTGAAGCTGGCAGGTTCCCCCGCCCTCCCCTCTGGCTCGGCCAATGGAGTCACCAGATTCACTCCGTTCAGCAGCG CAGCTCCTGGCCACGCCCCCTCCGTCGTCACCACCTACAGTGTGACCTCGGCGCCGGCCTCCGACCCCCCCAGGGTGGTGATGAGCGTGGAGGAGTTCTACTACGGGACGTTTGAGGGCGACCTGAGTCTGAGGAAGCCACTCCCACTGGGGATCAAAacctccagcttctcctgccAGGTGTGCACATACCTGGCCGAGAACAACCTGAG gttgaTGCAGCACATGCTCCACCACTCAGAGCTGattggaggaagaggagcaggtgaTGAGAGGAAGTGCTGCAAGTTCTGTTACCGACAGTTCTCGTCTCCGGCTCAGCTGCAGAGCCACCAGGACCAGGTGCATGGCCCCGCCCTCTCCTCCT gtaTGTGTCGTATTTGTGAGTGGGCGTTTGAGAACGAGCCGGCTTTCTTGAACCACATGAAGTCCAACCACAAACCAGGAGAGATGCCCTACGTCTGCCAG GTGTGTTCGTATCGCTCGTCCTTCTACTCGGACGTCGTGCAGCATTTCGCCAGCTTCCACAGAGACTCTCGCTTCCTGATGTGTCTTTTCTGCCTGAAGGTGACCAGAAACCCCGTCAGCTACCAGCAGCACCTGATGAGACATCAG GTGAACCAGGCCTTCCACTGTAACAGGTGTCGTCTTCAGTTCGTCTTCCTGAAGGACAAGATGCAGCACAAACTGGAAAACCATCGCAGCTTCCGTCGACCTGCTCAGCTGGAAGGACTGCCgccagggtcaaag GTGACGATCAGGACTTATGGAAAGATCAGGCCTCTGACGTTAGCGGGGACCCGGCTGCTCCAGAGCCCCGCCTCCCTCATCCAGCCAATCAACATCAAGACAGAGAAGTTGCCGATCCAGAAGAGCCCCCCCTTCCACAAATCACCTCGATCACCAACCAAGAGACCGGCCAACCGCAGAGTCTACAG GAGTTCCTCGTATGACGGAGACCGGTTGGTGTGTTTGGAGTGTGGAACCAACGCCTCTGATTTCTCGGCTCACTACCCGACTCACGTCCACTGTCTGCTGTGTCCGtacagcagctgctgctccagAGCCTACGCTGCACACATGATCCA tcaTCACGTACCGCGCTCCAAAGAAAAAGTTCTTCCTCTGCACAGACTGCCTCCTCCATG tgtgttcCTGCTGCAGTGCTCTCACTGTGACTTCACACCTCAGACCGCTGATCAGATGGCTGATCACCTGCTGATGAACCCGGAGCACCACAGCGCCACCTGTCGACCCCGGA CCTACGTTGAACCGGACATCCAGTTCTGCCAACATGAAGAGCAGCGCTCCTCAGAAGAGAAAGAAACGGTCCAGAACCAGGACCTGCCTGATCCGTCCTGGAGGTCAGCAGATTGTTGGAAACATCCGTCAGAGAGCTCCGAGTCCAGCATCGTCTCGTTCACACAGAGCAACGGGCCATGTCACCTCCTGTCCAAGAACACCGACGCCATTGACTTCTTTAACCTGGTCTTCCCCGCGGCACTCATGGAGCTGATCACCAAGGAGACCAACGCCCACGTCAAGACCTGCCAGTTCCTGGGCTCCAGCTACCCAGATTGGGTCCCCGTCACCATCCACGAGATCAAAGGTTTCATCGGCCTGGTCATTCTGATGGGGATCCAGAACCTTCCCGACCCGTCGCACTACTGGTCCTGGAATCACTACGACAACAGCTACACCTTCTACCGCGCCATGAGCTTCAAACGCTTCAAGCAGATTGCCGCCAACGTCCGCATGGGCAGCTTTGCCACAGACGAGTATCGCGGCACCAGCGACCCCAGCGACTCGCTGCACGTCTTCAGGCCGATGCTGAAGATCCTGGGCGGAGCGATGTGGAACGCCTACAGGCCGAACTGCTGCCTGTCCATCGACCGGGCGCTGCTGCCCggcctggaggaggagagccaCGCCAAGGGGGGTCCAAAGACCCAGCCTCAGGTGTGGCTGCTCTGCGACTCCAAGTCCGGCTACTGCCACCGCTTCTTCATCCAGGTAGGGGAGAAGGTGGGCCAGGAGCCGGGCTTCACGGTGGTGCCGGAGCTGGtgaaggacatggaggacaaACAACACCAACTTTATCTGGCTAGTTCGCTCACATCTGTCCCTCTCATGCAGAAGCTTCTAGACCAGGGCATCTACGCCTCCAGCTCCTTCCCTCCACCCAACCCCATCCTGCCCAGAGCACTCTGGGACGAGGGCCGGCTGGACAAACCTGGGGACTTCCTGCAGAGACAGTTTGGCCCCTTGCTGGCCACCCGCTGGAGGGACACCAAAGAGATGGGCTGCCTGTCCACTAATGCAGCTCCGGGTGAACTGGACACTGTTTGGAGGAGGTCTCAGACCAAAGTGGGCGAACTGGACCCCATAAACCGTCCCATGGCATTCCGCCTCCTGCAAGAGAACATGCGAGGCGTTGACATCTGTAAACAGCTGCTGGCCTGCAACCCGCTGGGAGGAATCCCTCAGGACCGACACTGGCGAGGCCTCTTCTGGTTTCTGATCAACCTGAGCATCGTCAACGCCTTCATCGTGCTGCGAGAGAGCCGCAAAGAGAACCCACCCGTCTGGGTGCAAGACGGCCTCTTTACTCAGGTCAACTTCCGCAAGCGTTTGGGCAACCAGCTCGCCAAGTGTGCTCAGAAATACTTTGAGACCATGGAGATCGCCAGCACCCGCGTGACGAGGGTGGAGGTGGCGAAGCAACCAGTCAACCAAAGACACAGGATGGGGAAGATCAGCAGCATCTCCAAGAGATGTAAGAGCTGCCATCTGAAGAACATCCGCCATGAGAGCGTGTACGGCTGCCTCGTCTGTAAAGCCAACCTGTGTAAACAGCCGAGCTGCTTCTGGGAATATCACGGCCTGTCGCCTCTAAACAAag GATCAACAAGAGTTGGATTCCTCAAGGACAAAATAAG TGGAGCGATCAAGGTGAAGGAGGTTGAGGACAGCGTGGACGGGGCGATGGCACCGGTGGAGGACCTGGACTTCTCTGACAATGAAAAACTGGATGATCTGGATGACGTTGATGAAGAGTCTGAAGATATTAAGGATGATTTTatcaaagaagaaaaacatccaaGTTCTGACCTGCCGTCAACAACGAACGACCACGCCCAACCAGCAACCCTGTCGTCGGCCTCTAAAGAGCGTGATGATTACCTCACCGCCCGTAAACTGAGGATCGCCCTGTTCGCTCTGTGTGACGGACTCAGCCAAGCCTCCAGAGTGTTTTCAACCGAGACGCAGCTCATCCGGTCCTGCCTGGAGGAGGCCAGGAAACGTTTGAAGCAGACGGACCAGGAACAGAAGGTGGACGCCGACGGCGGGGACCGCATGGTGGCGTGGGTGCTGTCCATGCGTGAGCAGCAGCTTCTGATCACAGAGAGCAACCTCTTCCACAAAGCCTCCACGCTGAAGAAGAAGGGAGGTTTCAGCGACTCGTTCCGCATCTCCTACGACTGGGCGGTGAGCTTCATGCTGCAGCATCGGCTGGGCGTTCGGAGCGTCGGCAGGGCGCCCACGCTGGCTCGCACTCTGCCGCTTTCCATGGAGGCCAAGATCAAGTCCTTCAGGGAGTTCACCCAGAAGGTCATCCAGGTCAACAAGCTGTCAGAAAGCACCGTGGCTGCGATGGACgagttgtgtttctttgtggatTTGAGGTTGGTGCAGGACAAGCCTCGCCGTTCAGAGGCACTGGAGCTCACCGGGTCTTTACCTCTGGTCACCGTGTACCTGACGGTGCTGGCCGACGGCACCATGTTGCCTTCCGTGGTGCTGGCGAACAGGCAGCTGGCTGAGAAAGCCCTGCCAGACTTCATCCTGCTTGAGTCCGGCCAAGAGAGTCTGTTAGTGGAAGAAGCCTTGGATATCTGGACTAACAAGGTCTGGCTACCGCATGTGTCCGGTCCGGCTCAGCTCAGTAAATCACTGATGATCCTTGACCGACACCGGGAACACATGGGAGATTCGTTCCTTTCCTCCATCAGTGGATCGGGTACCCTCCCGGCTGTGATTCCTGCAGGGTGCTCCTTCCGTCTTCAGCCCCTGGAGATTTGCGTGAAGCCGGTTCTACAGCGCTTCCTACTGTCACGCTGGGCAAAGTTCGCCGCCGGAAACCCGAAGGAGTTGGAGGAGACGTCGCCCCACCAGCTCCAAGCAAACGTCGCCCAGCTGCTGGTCGATTGGCTGGTTGAGGCCCTGACACAGCTCAACAAACTCCCACAGCTTTGGAAGAAGTCGTTCCACCTGACGGGCCTTCTGTCGGGGCGGAAAGAGGAGGaccaggaggtggaggtggagaaggaggagacaACGAGTCAGAAACCAGAGGAGTCCCAGTTGGACCTCCTCAAGACCCTTACAGAGATCCTGCTGGGGGCTGAAGCTTTGGAGGCCAATTCTCCGGAGCAGCTGGAGCTGGAAGACCAAGAGTACACCCAGGAGGAACAAGAACAAGGTGAAGGACAGGAGGCATCAGAGGAGCAACAGGAGGACcaagaaggagaaggaaaggaggTGAAAGAGGACAGGAAGGAGATAGAGGAGGAAGTGAAGGAAACAAAGGAGGAGGATAAGCCAGAGGACACAGAACAAGAAGGAAAGGACCCAATCAGAGCTGTGGAAGACAGGAAGGAGACAGATGAGGACAggaaagaggaggtgaagaagctggaggaggacagcgaggaggaaggaaaggagacagaggaggacaggaaggaggtGAGCAAAGAGAGACGAGAGACCAGGATAGTGATAGGAGAGGAGGTCGGTGATGAGTGGAAGATAACGGTGAAGAGCAGGACTGAAGGCGTAGAGGCTGACGGAGAGGAGGACGACAGGATGGACGAAAGCTAA